CCACATCCAAGGACAGCAATCTTCAGTTTAGACATAGCGAAAACCTCCTGTTATTTAGTAGAAATTTCTTCTAAAGGCTGGGCGTTCCCATAAACGTGTTTCGGAGTATTCGTGTTATTCACCCATTTTACACCATTTTTGATAACATTTTGTATTTCTTTGTTGTGATAAGTTGGATAAGTTTCATGACCGGGGCGGAAATAGAAGACTTTACCTCTGCCACGTCGGAAAGTTGCTCCGCTCCTGAACACTTCTCCCCCTTCAAACCAGCTTAAGAAAATCAGTTCTTCCGGTGTCGGAATATCAAAATGTTCACCGTACATCTCTTCTTTTTCAAGCTCGATATACTCTCCTACACCTTCAGTAATCGGATGAGTTGGATCCACAACCCATAAACGTTCTTTCTCGTCAGCTTCTCTCCATTTCAAATCGCAGGTCGTGCCCATGAGTTTCTTAAACACTTTAGAAAAGTGGGCCGAATGTAAAACGACAAGACCCATACCTTCCAAAACACGCTGCTTTACCTTTTCAGCAATTTCATCTTTTACGTCTTCGTGTGCTTTATGTCCCCACCAGATCAGTACGTCCGTTTCCGCTAAAACTTCATCGGTCAGGCCGTGTTCTTCCTCATCCAGCGTGGCTGTTTTTACATTTTCGTGATCTTCTCCAAGAAAGCCGGCAATAGCTCCGTGAATTCCTTCTGGGTAAATGTCACTGACTACTTTGTTTTCTTTTTCATGGCGATTTTCATTCCAAACTAATACGTTCATGATTTCCTCTCCCTTTCTTTATCTTTTTTTTAATGTGGTGTCCGGTCTTGTTCTGGGTCTGTATCTTGAACCTCAAGTCTTATGCAGGATTCTCTTTCGACAATAACAGTCGGGATAATAATGCTCTTTTTCATCATATCCGGATGATTCAGTAATTCGATCAAACTCCTCGCCGATTCGTGACCGAGCTGGAAGGACTGCGTATCGACTGTTGTAAGCGGCGGTTTGGACAACCTGGCAATCATCGTATTGTTAAACCCGACAATGCTCATTTCATCCGGCAAACGAATTCCTTTGTCCTCCAAGGCCCTCATCACCTTCATCGAGTTGTAATCATCTGTAATCACAATCCCGGTCGGAGGTTCAGTCAACTGCAATATCTCTTCCACCACGGTCTCAGCATCCGCTTTCCCGGATTGGATATTCTTCAAGTAATCCCCCGGCAGCTCCAGACCTTGCTCGCTCAGAGATAATTTGAATCCTGACAAACGGTCACGTGCCACCTCATAGTGGGAGTCTCCGCCGATAAAACCGATTTTTTGGTGCCCCAGACCAATGAGATAATCGGTAACCTCTTTACTGGCCTGTACATTATCATTATCCACAAACATGGTATCACTCGTATGAGAGACAGGTTTACCAATCATCACAAATGGAAAATTACACTCCCTTAAGTAAGGAACAACGTTGTCATCTTCTCTTGAGTAAAGAACGATCACCCCGTCCACTCGTTTCCCCTGAACCATCTTCACCACTTCTCGGTAGATCGATTCTTCCGTGTTACCAGTGGTTAAGTAGATACTGTAATCCTTCTCATGACAGGCATCGCTGATTCCTCTGAGCAATTCCGAAAAGAAAGGATTATCAAAAGAATGGACAGAAGCCACCTTTGTCACAATCCCAATTGTTTGCGTGGACTGGCTGACAAGAACCCGGCCATTGTAATTCAGGTGATAGCCGAGCTCATCCATAACTTTCCGAACCCGGCGCTTCGTTTTTTCACTGATCCTTGGGCTGTCAGAAATGACACGGGATACAGTGGACGGGGCAACATTTGCTTTTTTTGCTACATCTTTAATAGTGACAGACACGTGCATCTACTCCTCTGACTCTATTTCACAGCACCTTCAGAAACGCCATTGATGATTTGTTTCTGTGCGAAGAAGTATCCGATAATAACCGGAAGAATCGCAATCGTCAGCCCTGCCAGAGCTAAGTGCCATTGTTTCGTGTACTGCCCGAAGAAATAGAACATTTTAAGTGGAATGGTTGCATTTGCTTCACTTAGTACTAAAGAAGGCAGCAAGTAGTCATTCCAAATCCAGATTGTGTTCAGAATCCCAACAGTCACGGATATAGGTTTTAACAGTGGGAAAATAATATACCAGAACAACTGGAAGCGGTTCGCCCCATCAATAATCGCGGCCTCATCCATAGATTTAGAAACACCCGTCATCGCCCCGTGATAAAGGAAGATCGACAAGCTGCAACCGAAACCAAGATACATGAAGATTAACCCGCCTGCATTCAGCATGTCCGCTTGTCCAAATATAGACACGAGCGGAATCATAACAGACTGGAATGGGATAAGCATCGCAGCAACGAATATGAAGAAAATGAACCCGCTTAATTTACTTTTATTACGAGCAAGAGCATAGCCGGCCATGGAAGAAAACAGAATGATGATAGCTATACTGCATCCGGTGACAAGCACCGAATTAAACAATGATTTAAGAAAAGCTAAGTCGACAAAGGCCTGTGCAAAGTTATCAAAGGCGAGTTCCGATGGGAAACCTAAAACCCCGCCGAAAATATCACGCTTTGTCTTAAAAGCATTGACGACCATTAAGTAGAAAGGAGCGATCCACAATAAACCAAGCAGAAGGCCGAGAATTTCAATGGAAAATAAATTGCGTTTTTCCTGATTCTTTTTCATTACATCTCAACCTCCCGTTTCTTGTTGTAATACACTTGGGTTAATGCAACGACGGCCACAATTAAGAAGAAAATAACCGCCTTTGCCTGCGCATAGGCCATTTGATTGTCAGAGAACGCCGTACGGACAATTTCCATGGACACCATTTGTGTCGAGTTAAAAGGTCCGCCGTTCGTGAGTGACAAGTTCTGATCATAAATCTTAAAGGACATAGACAGCGTTAAGAACATGCTGATCGTGAAAGCTGGAGCAACAAGCGGAAACGTAATGTTTTTGAATCGCTGGAAACTGCTCGCGCCATCGATTTTAGCCGCTTCGATTAAGTCTTTAGGAATGTTCTCAAGATAAGCAATGTAGATGATCATGATGTACCCGGCCATCTGCCAGGCTGTTAAAATGACCAGACCCCAGAAACCTGTATTTGTCGTGGATAGCCAGCCATTCAAACCTTCAATACCCGTTAAGTTTGCTATGTCGCCAAACACACTAATGAAGATAAACTGCCAAATAAAACCTAGAATCAATCCACCAATCAGGTTCGGCATAAAGAATACGGTACGCAATAAATTATTGGACTTAATGTTACGTGTCACAATCAAAGCCAGTGCCATTCCAAAAACATTGAGAAGAATAACCGTGACGACAGCAAATTTGATTGTAAACCAAATCGACTGCATGAACTCGTCTTCCTGGAACAAATTAATGTAGTTTTGGAATCCTAAGAATTCCGTAGCTGTAAGTCCATTCCAGTTTGTGAATGAATAAATAAAACCATAGATGAACGGAATAACGACAACAATTCCCAACCCGAGGATCACGGGAGTTAAGAATAACCAAAAGGCAAGACTGCGGTTTTTCATGTAAACCTCCTCCAATACTTTACACGTGCACTTTTATGTAAAAAGTCCGTGGTTTATCGATATGATATCGATTTCATAATCTGATAAAATAAACATCTCTCCTATTAGACTACCTATACGTCTAAATATCCTAATAGAGGAGATATTTATATGTACCGGCAGGATCGTATAGAAGCGATCCTGCCGGCTGCTTAGTTAATGACTACTGACGAGCATCTTCCCAGGCTTTCGTTGCCTGCTGTTCAACTTCTTCCCAAGTAATGTCACCTGCGATGTATTCCTGCATAGCTACACCAAGAGCATCTTCTGTCCAAGCTGTTGGAGCACCAAGGAAGACCCAGCCCAGTGTATTTCCTTCTTTCGCATAGTTATAGATTTCCTGAGAAATCGGATCCGCAATTTCCTGATCTTCATAACCTTCATATGCCGGAATAAACTTGAATTCTTCTGTTACGAACTTCTTACCTGTTTCAGAAGTGTACATCCAGTCTAAGAAATCTTTACTTGCCTGCACGACTTCCTCTTCAGACTCTTTATTTACTACCCAGTAGTTAGGAACGCCAACTGGAATACTTCCTTCATATCCTTCTACAGGAATCGGAAGAAGTCCAACGTTGTTTTGAGCGAACTCTTCATCCATGGAGGCAATGGTGTTATACACCCAGTTCCCCTGTTGAATCATCGCTACATTCCCAAGTGAGAAATGCTCCTCAACCTGTTGAGAATAGTCAAGGCTTAAGGTTGGTTGAATAGAATTATCATTTTGCAAGTCTGTGAATTGCTTCATTTGGTCACCCATAGCGAATTCCACCGTCTCAGCTTCATAAGCTTCCATCACATCATGGTTGAACTCATCTGCAAGATAAGCATTAGCCAAGTGGTTACCCATTACCCATTTCTCTTTGGCAGGGAATGCAAATGGCGCTTCAATACCCAGCTCGTCCTTTTTACTTTCAAGAGTTTCTACTGCTGCTTCTAAATCATCCATTGTTTTAATATCATCTGGATTGATTCCTGCTTCTTCAAAAACTTTCTTGTTATATAGAAGGCCATAACCTTCCTGGTTGAATGGAAGTCCAAGCACCTGGTCATTCCGCTTAACACTTGACAGGGTACCTTCAAGAGCAGCACCTGCAGCATCTGTATCAGATAAATCCGCTAAATATTTCTCATATTCATCTACATCTGTCGGACCGCCAACGTTAAAGATATCTGGTTCTTCACCTGAAGAGAAGGAAGTTTTCAGTGACGCACCATAATCGTTTCCTCCGCCAACCGTTTTAACATTAATATTCACGTCAGGATTTTCTTCTTCATACATGGAAACCAGTTCTTCAAACTGATCTTTAAATTCAACTTTAAATTGGAAAACATCCACCGTTACCGCATCTCCAGAAGCTTCCTCCCCTGAATCTCCACCGCTGTCGCCTGAGGAGAAGGAGCAGCCTGTTAATGCGATACTAGAAGCTAGAAGTGCAGTAGCAATACCCGAGTAAAATTTTATACCTTTCATTTTTCCACCCCTATTTTTCCGAATTATTGAATCCGCTTTCAATACGTGACAAAAAAATAATTGACCTTGCCACACCCTAACTATGAGGAGCGTGCATACGTTTGCACTTTTGTTATGTAAAAAAACTCATCTACCAGATTAAAATCTCCTAATTCAATGAGTTTTTTTACCAATGAGCAATTTTGTGAATACGTTTGCACAAAATTCAATAACTCTTAAGTTAAGTAAATCGTAACATGGTCATTTTATAAACACAACAAATAATTTTTAAAAAATTCTCCAAATTGGAAGCGATACCAATTTGGATTTGACAAGCACTTATGTGACTTAAACGAAAAAGAGGTTATTAACCTTGCATTCTACGAGGCTTAAAACCGCTTTTTTATAAAAGAGGTTTATGGCCAGGCTTAGTAACGAACTCAGTCGAAAAATGATTTAGATCAATGAGATCGTCTATCTCTTGAATACTTATTTTTCGAAAGACTAAAACACCCATTGTAAATGATTCTAGCATCATGATTTCAGGGTGGTTCTCATAAACTAAAACAGCGGGGTGAGCTTATGAATAATAAGAACGGAAAATTAAACTGGAATGCTTTTTCTGAAAATGTTGAGAAAGTTCTGGGTGAAGATTTTTGGAACGATATGCACCATGTCATTCCGAAGAGAGGGCCTTCTTATGATTATTATGAGACTGAGAAAGAAGGCGTTATTATTGTAGATCTCCCCGGTTATCATTCCAATGATCCACTTCACTTATCCCAGGAGGGTACTCAATTAATTATTAAGGGGCAAATCTCCTATCCGTATCCGGTTCCTGAAGAAAGATTACTACACAGTGAAAGATTGAAGGGT
The Halobacillus halophilus DSM 2266 DNA segment above includes these coding regions:
- a CDS encoding carbohydrate ABC transporter permease, yielding MKKNQEKRNLFSIEILGLLLGLLWIAPFYLMVVNAFKTKRDIFGGVLGFPSELAFDNFAQAFVDLAFLKSLFNSVLVTGCSIAIIILFSSMAGYALARNKSKLSGFIFFIFVAAMLIPFQSVMIPLVSIFGQADMLNAGGLIFMYLGFGCSLSIFLYHGAMTGVSKSMDEAAIIDGANRFQLFWYIIFPLLKPISVTVGILNTIWIWNDYLLPSLVLSEANATIPLKMFYFFGQYTKQWHLALAGLTIAILPVIIGYFFAQKQIINGVSEGAVK
- a CDS encoding ThuA domain-containing protein encodes the protein MNVLVWNENRHEKENKVVSDIYPEGIHGAIAGFLGEDHENVKTATLDEEEHGLTDEVLAETDVLIWWGHKAHEDVKDEIAEKVKQRVLEGMGLVVLHSAHFSKVFKKLMGTTCDLKWREADEKERLWVVDPTHPITEGVGEYIELEKEEMYGEHFDIPTPEELIFLSWFEGGEVFRSGATFRRGRGKVFYFRPGHETYPTYHNKEIQNVIKNGVKWVNNTNTPKHVYGNAQPLEEISTK
- a CDS encoding Hsp20/alpha crystallin family protein, whose product is MNNKNGKLNWNAFSENVEKVLGEDFWNDMHHVIPKRGPSYDYYETEKEGVIIVDLPGYHSNDPLHLSQEGTQLIIKGQISYPYPVPEERLLHSERLKGEFKRVIPVPFHFTYEDVQTSYKDGVVLIKITKNSSANEIEIQF
- a CDS encoding carbohydrate ABC transporter permease yields the protein MKNRSLAFWLFLTPVILGLGIVVVIPFIYGFIYSFTNWNGLTATEFLGFQNYINLFQEDEFMQSIWFTIKFAVVTVILLNVFGMALALIVTRNIKSNNLLRTVFFMPNLIGGLILGFIWQFIFISVFGDIANLTGIEGLNGWLSTTNTGFWGLVILTAWQMAGYIMIIYIAYLENIPKDLIEAAKIDGASSFQRFKNITFPLVAPAFTISMFLTLSMSFKIYDQNLSLTNGGPFNSTQMVSMEIVRTAFSDNQMAYAQAKAVIFFLIVAVVALTQVYYNKKREVEM
- a CDS encoding LacI family DNA-binding transcriptional regulator; its protein translation is MSVTIKDVAKKANVAPSTVSRVISDSPRISEKTKRRVRKVMDELGYHLNYNGRVLVSQSTQTIGIVTKVASVHSFDNPFFSELLRGISDACHEKDYSIYLTTGNTEESIYREVVKMVQGKRVDGVIVLYSREDDNVVPYLRECNFPFVMIGKPVSHTSDTMFVDNDNVQASKEVTDYLIGLGHQKIGFIGGDSHYEVARDRLSGFKLSLSEQGLELPGDYLKNIQSGKADAETVVEEILQLTEPPTGIVITDDYNSMKVMRALEDKGIRLPDEMSIVGFNNTMIARLSKPPLTTVDTQSFQLGHESARSLIELLNHPDMMKKSIIIPTVIVERESCIRLEVQDTDPEQDRTPH
- a CDS encoding ABC transporter substrate-binding protein — translated: MKGIKFYSGIATALLASSIALTGCSFSSGDSGGDSGEEASGDAVTVDVFQFKVEFKDQFEELVSMYEEENPDVNINVKTVGGGNDYGASLKTSFSSGEEPDIFNVGGPTDVDEYEKYLADLSDTDAAGAALEGTLSSVKRNDQVLGLPFNQEGYGLLYNKKVFEEAGINPDDIKTMDDLEAAVETLESKKDELGIEAPFAFPAKEKWVMGNHLANAYLADEFNHDVMEAYEAETVEFAMGDQMKQFTDLQNDNSIQPTLSLDYSQQVEEHFSLGNVAMIQQGNWVYNTIASMDEEFAQNNVGLLPIPVEGYEGSIPVGVPNYWVVNKESEEEVVQASKDFLDWMYTSETGKKFVTEEFKFIPAYEGYEDQEIADPISQEIYNYAKEGNTLGWVFLGAPTAWTEDALGVAMQEYIAGDITWEEVEQQATKAWEDARQ